A part of Silvimonas soli genomic DNA contains:
- the rplV gene encoding 50S ribosomal protein L22 — MQVSAVLSSARLSAQKARLVADLVRGKPVEQALNILAFSPKKGAVLIKKVLESAIANAEHNEGADIDSLKVATIYVDKGPSLKRFSARAKGRGNRIEKQTCHITLTVGD; from the coding sequence ATGCAAGTATCCGCTGTACTGAGCAGTGCTCGTCTCTCCGCCCAAAAGGCACGCCTTGTTGCTGATCTCGTTCGTGGCAAGCCGGTTGAGCAAGCACTTAATATCCTGGCCTTTAGCCCTAAAAAGGGCGCAGTGCTGATCAAGAAAGTACTGGAATCCGCTATCGCCAACGCCGAGCACAATGAAGGCGCCGATATCGATTCACTCAAGGTCGCCACCATTTATGTGGATAAGGGTCCATCCCTCAAGCGTTTTTCCGCTCGTGCCAAAGGCCGCGGCAATCGCATTGAGAAGCAAACCTGCCACATCACGCTGACTGTTGGCGACTAA
- the rplP gene encoding 50S ribosomal protein L16: protein MLQPTRLKYRKVQKGRNTGIATRGNSVAFGTFGLKAMGRGRLTARQIESARRAITRYIKRGGRVWIRVFPDKPISTKPAEVRMGNGKGSPEYWVAEIQPGKVLYELDGVAEEIAREAFRLASAKLPFAVSFVSRQVGQ from the coding sequence ATGCTGCAGCCAACTAGACTTAAATACCGTAAGGTTCAAAAGGGCCGTAACACTGGTATCGCTACTCGCGGTAACAGCGTTGCGTTCGGCACCTTCGGCCTGAAGGCAATGGGTCGTGGCCGTCTGACCGCGCGTCAGATCGAGTCTGCCCGTCGTGCTATTACCCGTTACATCAAGCGTGGCGGTCGTGTGTGGATCCGTGTATTCCCGGACAAACCAATCTCGACCAAGCCTGCCGAAGTGCGGATGGGTAACGGTAAGGGTAGCCCGGAATACTGGGTTGCTGAAATTCAACCAGGCAAAGTGCTCTACGAACTGGATGGTGTGGCAGAAGAAATCGCTCGCGAAGCCTTCCGTCTGGCCTCGGCCAAGCTGCCGTTCGCAGTGTCCTTCGTCTCTCGTCAAGTGGGGCAATGA
- the rplN gene encoding 50S ribosomal protein L14, translating into MIQMQSMLEVADNTGARSVMCIKVLGGSKRRYASVGDIIKVTIKDAAPRGRVKKGDVYNAVVVRTAKGVRRADGSLIKFDGNAAVLLNGKLEPIGTRIFGPVTRELRTERFMKIVSLAPEVL; encoded by the coding sequence ATGATTCAAATGCAATCCATGCTGGAGGTTGCAGACAACACTGGTGCGCGCTCGGTTATGTGCATCAAGGTGTTGGGCGGCTCCAAGCGTCGTTACGCGTCTGTTGGCGATATCATCAAGGTCACCATCAAAGATGCGGCCCCGCGTGGTCGTGTCAAGAAGGGTGATGTGTACAACGCCGTGGTAGTTCGTACTGCCAAGGGTGTTCGTCGCGCTGATGGTTCCCTCATCAAGTTTGATGGCAATGCTGCTGTCCTTTTGAACGGCAAGCTTGAGCCGATCGGTACCCGCATCTTCGGGCCAGTTACGCGTGAATTGCGTACTGAGCGCTTCATGAAGATCGTGTCGCTCGCGCCCGAAGTGCTGTAA
- the rplB gene encoding 50S ribosomal protein L2, translating to MALVKVKPTSAGRRAVVKVVNPDLHKGAPYAPLLEPQSKTAGRNNRGVITTRHKGGGHKQHYRIIDFKRNKDGIVAKVERLEYDPNRTANIALLCYADGERRYIIAPKGVKAGATVVSGADAPIKAGNALPIRNIPVGSTIHCVELQPGKGAQLARSAGVSVQLLAREGAYAQLRLRSGEIRKVHIDCRATLGEVGNEEHSLRSYGKAGAKRWLGIRPTVRGTAMNPIDHPHGGGEGRTGEGRVPVSPWGQPTKGYRTRNNKRTDGMRVRRRPANKR from the coding sequence ATGGCATTGGTAAAAGTAAAACCGACGTCTGCCGGTCGCCGCGCAGTAGTGAAGGTTGTTAATCCCGACCTGCACAAAGGTGCGCCATACGCGCCCCTGCTCGAGCCGCAATCCAAGACCGCCGGTCGTAACAACCGTGGTGTTATCACAACCCGTCATAAGGGTGGTGGTCACAAGCAACACTATCGGATCATCGACTTCAAGCGTAACAAGGACGGTATCGTCGCCAAGGTTGAACGCCTTGAATACGATCCGAACCGTACCGCCAATATCGCGCTGCTGTGCTACGCTGATGGCGAACGTCGCTACATCATCGCGCCTAAGGGCGTGAAAGCTGGTGCGACTGTCGTTTCCGGTGCAGATGCTCCGATCAAGGCTGGTAACGCGCTGCCGATCCGCAATATTCCGGTGGGTTCCACCATCCATTGCGTTGAACTGCAGCCTGGTAAGGGTGCTCAGCTGGCTCGTTCGGCTGGTGTTAGTGTTCAATTGCTGGCTCGCGAAGGTGCTTACGCTCAATTGCGTTTGCGCTCTGGCGAAATCCGCAAGGTACACATCGACTGCCGCGCCACCCTGGGTGAAGTTGGTAACGAAGAGCATAGCCTGCGTTCTTACGGTAAAGCTGGTGCCAAACGCTGGTTGGGTATTCGCCCGACCGTTCGTGGTACTGCAATGAACCCGATCGATCACCCACACGGTGGTGGTGAGGGTCGTACTGGTGAAGGTCGTGTGCCGGTTAGCCCATGGGGCCAGCCGACCAAGGGCTACCGTACCCGTAACAACAAACGTACCGATGGCATGCGCGTTCGTCGCCGTCCTGCGAATAAGAGGTAA
- the rpsC gene encoding 30S ribosomal protein S3 translates to MGQKIHPTGFRLAVTKNWASRWYANSKNFSKMLTEDVEVRAFLKKKLANASVSRVVIERPAKNAKITIHTARPGVVIGKKGEDIEVLKGQLQGILKVPVHVNIEEVRKPEIDAQIIADSIASQLEKRVMFRRAMKRAMQNAMRLGAQGIKIMSSGRLNGIEIARTEWYREGRVPLHTLRADIDYATSEAQTTYGIIGIKVWVYKGEVKPGEKAAQEPVETRKRERKGPRNAAAN, encoded by the coding sequence ATGGGTCAGAAAATTCATCCGACGGGTTTCCGTCTGGCTGTAACAAAAAACTGGGCTTCGCGCTGGTACGCAAACAGCAAAAACTTCAGCAAGATGCTGACGGAAGATGTTGAAGTCCGCGCATTCCTGAAGAAGAAGCTGGCAAATGCTTCGGTTAGCCGCGTGGTTATCGAGCGTCCGGCCAAGAATGCCAAGATCACTATCCACACTGCACGTCCGGGTGTTGTGATCGGCAAGAAGGGCGAAGACATCGAAGTCCTGAAGGGTCAGCTGCAAGGCATCCTGAAGGTGCCGGTCCATGTGAACATCGAAGAAGTTCGCAAGCCGGAAATCGACGCGCAAATCATCGCTGACAGCATCGCTTCGCAACTTGAAAAGCGTGTGATGTTCCGTCGTGCCATGAAGCGTGCGATGCAGAACGCCATGCGTCTGGGTGCCCAAGGCATCAAGATCATGTCGTCCGGTCGTCTGAATGGTATCGAAATTGCGCGTACCGAATGGTATCGCGAAGGCCGCGTGCCTTTGCATACCCTGCGTGCCGACATTGACTACGCGACTTCGGAAGCGCAGACCACTTACGGCATCATCGGTATCAAAGTTTGGGTCTACAAAGGCGAAGTGAAGCCAGGCGAAAAGGCTGCACAAGAACCGGTAGAAACACGCAAGCGTGAACGTAAGGGGCCTCGCAATGCTGCAGCCAACTAG
- the rpsH gene encoding 30S ribosomal protein S8 gives MAMHDPIADMLTRIRNAQRAAKVSVTMPSSKLKAAIAQVLKDEGYVESFAVAGDIKRELTIELKYYAGRPVIERIERVSKPGLRVYKGSDNIPQVMNGLGVAIVSTSKGVMTDRKARANGVGGELLCFVA, from the coding sequence ATGGCAATGCATGATCCTATCGCCGATATGCTGACCCGCATCCGTAACGCTCAGCGTGCGGCCAAGGTTTCGGTAACAATGCCGTCTTCCAAGTTGAAGGCTGCAATCGCTCAAGTGCTGAAAGACGAAGGCTATGTCGAGTCTTTCGCAGTTGCTGGCGATATCAAGCGTGAACTGACTATCGAACTCAAGTACTACGCCGGTCGTCCGGTTATCGAGCGCATCGAACGCGTCTCGAAGCCAGGCCTGCGTGTGTACAAGGGCTCGGATAACATTCCGCAAGTAATGAATGGTCTTGGCGTGGCGATTGTTTCCACGTCCAAGGGTGTGATGACCGATCGCAAAGCGCGTGCCAACGGTGTTGGTGGCGAGCTTCTGTGCTTCGTTGCTTAA
- the rplX gene encoding 50S ribosomal protein L24, giving the protein MNKIRKGDEVIVITGKDKGKRGTVLRVIPDEDRVVVEGVNVVKKHQKPNPMRGQQGGIVEKTMSIHVSNIAIFNATTGKADRVGFKALEDGKKVRFFKSNGEVVGA; this is encoded by the coding sequence ATGAACAAGATTCGCAAGGGTGACGAAGTCATCGTCATCACAGGTAAAGACAAGGGCAAGCGCGGTACCGTGCTGCGCGTGATTCCGGACGAAGATCGTGTTGTCGTTGAAGGCGTGAACGTGGTGAAAAAACACCAAAAGCCTAATCCGATGCGTGGTCAGCAGGGCGGGATTGTCGAAAAGACCATGTCGATTCACGTTTCCAACATCGCTATTTTCAATGCGACGACCGGCAAGGCTGATCGCGTTGGCTTCAAGGCACTCGAAGACGGCAAGAAAGTCCGCTTCTTCAAGTCCAATGGCGAAGTTGTTGGCGCTTAA
- the rpsE gene encoding 30S ribosomal protein S5, with amino-acid sequence MARNESEDRSDGLREKMVAVNRVTKVVKGGRILGFAALTVVGDGDGGVGMGKGKSKEVPVAVQKGLDEARRKMFKAPLKNGTVPHAVIGKHGATTVFMQPAREGTGIIAGGPMRAVFEVMGVHNITAKCHGSTNPYNLVRATLDGLSKLHTASDIAAKRGLSVEEILGVAE; translated from the coding sequence ATGGCTAGAAACGAATCAGAAGATCGCTCGGACGGCCTTCGTGAAAAGATGGTTGCGGTTAATCGCGTAACCAAGGTCGTGAAGGGTGGTCGTATTCTGGGTTTCGCAGCACTGACAGTAGTCGGTGATGGCGATGGTGGCGTCGGCATGGGCAAGGGTAAGTCCAAAGAAGTGCCGGTCGCTGTACAAAAGGGTCTGGACGAAGCACGTCGCAAGATGTTCAAGGCGCCGCTGAAGAACGGTACCGTACCGCATGCCGTTATCGGCAAGCACGGTGCAACTACCGTCTTCATGCAACCGGCTCGTGAAGGTACCGGCATTATCGCTGGTGGCCCAATGCGCGCTGTGTTCGAAGTAATGGGCGTTCACAACATTACTGCCAAGTGTCATGGTTCCACGAATCCGTACAACCTGGTTCGCGCAACGCTGGACGGTTTGTCCAAGCTGCACACCGCTTCGGATATCGCTGCCAAGCGCGGCCTGTCCGTAGAAGAAATTCTTGGGGTGGCGGAATGA
- the rpmC gene encoding 50S ribosomal protein L29, protein MKAAELRQKSEGELKSELTALLKAQFSLRMQHATGQLAKNTEINRVRKDIARVRTILAQKAA, encoded by the coding sequence ATGAAAGCTGCTGAACTTCGTCAAAAATCCGAAGGCGAGCTGAAGAGCGAACTGACTGCGTTGCTGAAAGCGCAGTTCAGTCTGCGTATGCAGCACGCCACCGGCCAGCTGGCAAAAAACACCGAAATCAACCGGGTGCGCAAGGATATTGCGCGCGTTCGTACCATCCTGGCGCAAAAGGCGGCTTAA
- the rpmD gene encoding 50S ribosomal protein L30, translated as MTDGKKVKVTLVKSLIGRLESHKACARGLGLRKLNSSSEVIDTPENRGMINKISYLLKVEG; from the coding sequence ATGACTGACGGCAAGAAAGTAAAAGTAACGCTGGTCAAGAGCTTGATCGGTCGCCTGGAAAGCCACAAGGCATGCGCCCGTGGTCTGGGTCTGCGCAAGCTCAACAGCAGCTCCGAAGTGATTGATACGCCGGAAAATCGCGGCATGATCAACAAGATCAGCTATCTGCTGAAAGTGGAGGGTTAA
- the rpsJ gene encoding 30S ribosomal protein S10, translating into MQNQKIRIRLKAFDYALIDRSAQEIVDTAKRTGAVVKGPVPLPTKIERFDVLRSPHVNKTSRDQFEIRTHLRLMDIVDPTDKTVDALMKLDLPAGVDVEIKLQ; encoded by the coding sequence ATGCAAAACCAAAAAATTCGTATCCGCCTGAAAGCATTCGACTACGCCCTGATCGACCGTTCCGCGCAGGAAATCGTTGATACAGCCAAGCGTACCGGTGCTGTTGTGAAGGGTCCGGTTCCGTTGCCGACGAAAATCGAACGTTTCGACGTTCTGCGTTCGCCGCACGTGAACAAGACTTCGCGCGACCAGTTCGAAATCCGTACCCATCTGCGCCTGATGGATATTGTCGATCCTACCGACAAGACTGTTGACGCACTGATGAAACTGGATCTTCCAGCTGGTGTGGACGTCGAGATCAAGCTGCAATAA
- the rplO gene encoding 50S ribosomal protein L15, which translates to MELNNLKPAAGAKHAKRRVGRGIGSGLGKTAGRGHKGQKSRAGGFHKVGFEGGQMPLQRRLPKRGFVSLSRGRTGEVNLSALQALPVAEVDLLVLKQAGLVSQLCLGAKVVLSGKIEKAVTLKGIAATKGARAAIEAAGGSIAE; encoded by the coding sequence ATGGAACTGAATAACCTGAAACCCGCAGCTGGCGCGAAACACGCCAAGCGTCGCGTTGGTCGCGGTATTGGCTCCGGTCTGGGTAAAACTGCTGGTCGCGGTCACAAGGGTCAAAAGTCCCGAGCTGGCGGCTTCCACAAGGTGGGTTTTGAAGGCGGTCAAATGCCTTTGCAACGTCGCCTGCCCAAGCGTGGCTTCGTATCGTTGTCCCGCGGTCGCACTGGCGAAGTAAACCTGTCCGCGCTGCAAGCGCTGCCGGTTGCTGAAGTCGATCTGTTGGTTCTCAAGCAAGCTGGTCTGGTTTCTCAGCTTTGCCTGGGTGCCAAGGTCGTGCTGTCGGGCAAGATCGAAAAAGCAGTGACGCTGAAAGGTATCGCTGCAACCAAGGGTGCCCGTGCTGCGATTGAAGCAGCTGGTGGCAGCATCGCTGAGTAA
- the rplR gene encoding 50S ribosomal protein L18, whose amino-acid sequence MDKKETRVRRARKTRAKIAELKVVRLSVHRTNSHIYAQIIDETGSKVLVSASSLEKDARGEIKNGASVDAAVAIGKRIAEKAKAVGILNVAFDRSGFKYHGRVKALADAAREGGLVF is encoded by the coding sequence ATGGACAAGAAAGAAACTCGAGTTCGCCGCGCACGTAAAACCCGTGCAAAGATTGCGGAGCTCAAGGTCGTGCGCCTGTCGGTGCATCGCACCAATAGCCACATTTACGCCCAGATCATTGATGAAACGGGCAGCAAAGTGCTTGTTTCTGCGTCTTCTTTGGAAAAAGATGCGCGCGGTGAAATCAAGAACGGCGCCAGCGTTGACGCTGCCGTCGCGATTGGCAAGCGTATTGCAGAAAAGGCCAAGGCTGTCGGTATCCTTAACGTGGCATTTGACCGTTCCGGTTTCAAATACCACGGCCGCGTGAAAGCGCTGGCGGATGCGGCACGCGAAGGCGGTCTGGTCTTCTAA
- the rpsN gene encoding 30S ribosomal protein S14: MAKLSLINREEKRRATVEKFAAKRAQLLSIINDQNATEEDRFAARLKFQQLPRNASPARVRNRCSLTGRPRGTFRKFGLARNKLRELAMKGEIPGMTKASW, from the coding sequence ATGGCAAAACTCTCATTGATTAATCGTGAGGAAAAGCGCCGCGCTACCGTCGAGAAGTTCGCAGCCAAGCGTGCTCAGCTGCTGTCGATCATCAACGACCAAAACGCGACCGAAGAAGACCGCTTTGCAGCGCGTCTGAAGTTCCAGCAACTGCCCCGCAACGCCAGCCCTGCTCGCGTTCGCAATCGTTGCTCCTTGACCGGTCGTCCGCGCGGTACTTTCCGCAAGTTCGGTCTGGCTCGTAACAAACTGCGTGAATTGGCCATGAAGGGTGAAATCCCCGGCATGACCAAGGCAAGCTGGTAA
- the rpsS gene encoding 30S ribosomal protein S19: MARSIKKGPFVDLHLIKKIEAARGSNDKRPIKTWSRRSTVLPDFVGLTIAVHNGKQHVPVYVNENMVGHKLGEFALTRTFKGHAADKKAKR; the protein is encoded by the coding sequence ATGGCACGTTCTATCAAGAAGGGCCCGTTCGTTGACCTGCACCTGATCAAGAAGATCGAGGCTGCGCGTGGTTCGAACGACAAGCGCCCAATCAAGACCTGGTCGCGTCGTTCTACCGTTCTGCCAGACTTCGTCGGTCTGACGATCGCTGTGCATAACGGCAAGCAACACGTGCCGGTATATGTGAACGAAAACATGGTTGGCCACAAGTTGGGCGAGTTCGCACTCACCCGTACTTTCAAAGGCCATGCCGCCGACAAGAAAGCCAAGCGCTAA
- the rpsQ gene encoding 30S ribosomal protein S17, translating into MSEAKLKRTLTGRVVSDKMDKTVTVLVEHLVKHPLYGKVVRRSKKYHAHDETNQYHEGDLVTIVEGRPLSKTKAWVVTEVLEKARIV; encoded by the coding sequence ATGTCTGAAGCTAAACTGAAGCGTACGCTGACTGGCCGTGTAGTCAGCGACAAGATGGACAAGACCGTGACCGTGCTGGTTGAGCATCTGGTGAAACACCCGCTCTATGGCAAGGTTGTGCGTCGGTCCAAGAAATACCACGCGCATGACGAAACCAATCAGTACCACGAAGGCGATCTGGTCACTATCGTTGAGGGCCGTCCCCTCTCGAAGACCAAGGCTTGGGTGGTGACTGAGGTTCTCGAAAAAGCACGTATCGTCTAA
- the rplC gene encoding 50S ribosomal protein L3, with product MSLGLVGRKVGMTRVFAEDGASIPVTVLDMTANRVTQVKSPETDGYAAVQVTFGAKKANRVNKAEAGHFAKAGVEAGLDLVEFRVPVEKLSDLKAGDALSVELFTVGQLVDVSGTSQGKGFSGVIKRHNFSSNRATHGNSRSHNTPGSIGMAQDPGRVFPGKRMAGQLGNVKRTVQNLEVVRIDVERQLLLVRGAVPGSKGNDVVVRPSVKAGA from the coding sequence ATGAGCTTAGGTCTCGTCGGACGTAAAGTCGGCATGACCCGTGTCTTTGCTGAGGATGGCGCGTCCATTCCAGTAACGGTGCTGGACATGACTGCTAATCGCGTCACGCAAGTCAAGTCGCCGGAAACTGATGGCTATGCAGCCGTTCAGGTTACTTTCGGTGCAAAGAAGGCCAATCGTGTGAACAAGGCGGAAGCCGGTCACTTTGCCAAAGCAGGCGTTGAAGCTGGTCTGGATCTCGTTGAGTTCCGTGTGCCAGTTGAAAAACTGTCTGATCTGAAGGCGGGTGATGCGCTGTCCGTTGAACTGTTCACTGTTGGTCAATTGGTAGATGTCTCCGGTACTAGCCAGGGTAAGGGCTTCTCCGGTGTTATCAAGCGCCACAACTTCAGTTCCAATCGTGCTACTCACGGTAACTCGCGCTCGCACAATACGCCGGGTTCCATTGGTATGGCGCAAGATCCGGGTCGTGTTTTCCCGGGTAAGCGCATGGCTGGTCAGCTTGGTAACGTCAAGCGTACCGTGCAAAACCTGGAAGTCGTCCGTATCGACGTTGAGCGTCAATTGCTGTTGGTTCGCGGCGCAGTGCCGGGCTCCAAGGGTAATGACGTTGTCGTTCGCCCGAGTGTGAAGGCAGGTGCGTAA
- the rplE gene encoding 50S ribosomal protein L5, whose product MVRLQEFYKETVVPQLVEQFGYKSVMEVPRIEKITVNMGVGEAVADKKVMEHAVGDMQAITGQKAVVTKAKKSIAGFKIRDGYPVGCKVTLRRERMYEFLDRLVSVALPRVRDFRGVNGKSFDGRGNYNMGVKEQIIFPEIEYDKIDALRGMNITITTTAKTDDEARALLAAFKFPFKN is encoded by the coding sequence ATGGTCCGTCTGCAAGAGTTTTATAAAGAAACAGTTGTGCCGCAACTGGTAGAACAGTTCGGTTACAAGTCGGTCATGGAAGTGCCGCGCATCGAAAAAATCACCGTGAACATGGGTGTGGGTGAGGCGGTTGCTGACAAGAAAGTGATGGAACACGCCGTAGGCGACATGCAAGCGATCACCGGCCAAAAAGCCGTTGTGACCAAAGCAAAGAAATCCATCGCTGGCTTCAAGATCCGTGACGGCTATCCGGTCGGCTGCAAGGTAACCCTGCGCCGCGAACGTATGTACGAATTCCTGGATCGTCTGGTGTCGGTTGCGCTTCCGCGTGTACGTGACTTCCGTGGCGTGAATGGCAAGTCCTTTGATGGCCGTGGTAACTACAACATGGGCGTTAAAGAGCAGATCATTTTCCCGGAAATCGAGTACGACAAGATCGACGCGTTGCGTGGTATGAACATTACCATCACGACAACCGCGAAGACTGACGATGAAGCGCGCGCGCTGCTGGCCGCCTTCAAGTTCCCGTTCAAGAATTGA
- the rplF gene encoding 50S ribosomal protein L6, with translation MSRVAKNPVAIPSGVEVKLSASEIVVKGPNGSLVQALTGDVSVKIEDNAVVFAAQGDGKNARAMSGTVRALVNNMVTGVSKGFERKLNLVGVGYRAQAQGDLLNLTLGFSHPVAHKMPAGVKVETPTQTEIVLKGADKQVLGQVAAEIRAYRAPEPYKGKGVRYSDEVVTLKETKKK, from the coding sequence ATGTCTCGTGTAGCAAAAAATCCGGTCGCTATCCCGTCGGGCGTTGAAGTCAAACTCAGTGCCTCCGAGATCGTGGTCAAGGGTCCGAATGGTTCCCTGGTTCAGGCTTTGACTGGCGACGTCAGTGTAAAGATTGAAGACAATGCAGTCGTGTTTGCCGCGCAAGGCGATGGCAAGAATGCACGTGCAATGTCCGGTACCGTCCGTGCACTGGTGAACAACATGGTGACCGGCGTTTCCAAGGGTTTCGAGCGCAAGCTGAACCTGGTGGGCGTTGGTTATCGTGCTCAGGCTCAAGGCGATTTGCTGAACCTGACTCTGGGTTTCTCTCACCCTGTCGCGCACAAGATGCCGGCTGGTGTGAAGGTGGAAACCCCGACTCAGACCGAAATCGTCCTCAAGGGCGCCGACAAGCAAGTTCTTGGTCAGGTTGCTGCTGAAATCCGCGCTTACCGCGCTCCGGAACCCTATAAGGGCAAGGGCGTGCGTTACTCGGATGAAGTGGTAACGCTTAAAGAAACCAAGAAGAAGTAA
- the rplD gene encoding 50S ribosomal protein L4: MELKVINASGEAQAAVAGSDALFAREFNEALVHQVVTAYFANARSGNRAQKDREQVNHSTKKPFKQKGTGRARAGMTSSPLWRGGGRIFPNSPDENFSHKVNRKMYRAGIATILSQLVREDRLVIVDDIKLDAPKTKSFVQKLESLKLESALIITKELDENLYLASRNLANVLVLEPSQADPVSLVRFKKVVLTRDALAAFEEMFA; encoded by the coding sequence ATGGAACTTAAAGTCATTAATGCAAGTGGCGAGGCGCAAGCTGCCGTCGCCGGCTCTGATGCCCTGTTTGCGCGTGAATTCAACGAAGCGCTGGTTCACCAGGTTGTGACCGCTTACTTCGCGAACGCTCGCAGCGGTAATCGTGCACAGAAAGACCGTGAACAGGTCAATCACTCCACCAAGAAGCCATTCAAGCAAAAGGGCACCGGTCGTGCTCGCGCTGGTATGACTTCCTCGCCTCTGTGGCGTGGTGGTGGTCGTATTTTCCCGAATAGCCCGGACGAAAATTTCAGCCACAAAGTTAACCGCAAGATGTACCGCGCCGGTATCGCGACCATTCTGTCGCAACTGGTTCGTGAAGATCGTCTGGTTATCGTTGACGACATCAAGCTGGACGCACCGAAGACCAAGTCTTTCGTGCAAAAGCTGGAGTCGCTGAAGCTGGAATCCGCGCTGATCATCACGAAGGAACTGGACGAAAACCTGTACCTCGCTTCCCGCAATCTGGCCAATGTGCTGGTGCTGGAGCCGTCGCAGGCCGATCCGGTCAGCCTCGTGCGTTTCAAGAAGGTTGTGCTGACCCGCGATGCGCTGGCTGCCTTCGAGGAGATGTTCGCATGA
- the rplW gene encoding 50S ribosomal protein L23, with amino-acid sequence MTQFTENRLLQVLRAPVVSEKSTMIADKNEQIVFRVSVDATKAEIKAAVELLFKVKVEAVQVLNVHGKVKRHGRFTGRRASWKKAYISLAAGQEIDLAAAQ; translated from the coding sequence ATGACGCAATTTACTGAAAACCGTCTGCTGCAGGTTCTGCGCGCTCCGGTCGTCTCTGAAAAGTCGACCATGATCGCTGACAAGAATGAGCAGATCGTGTTCCGCGTGTCGGTTGACGCGACCAAGGCTGAGATCAAGGCTGCAGTTGAACTGCTGTTCAAGGTCAAAGTTGAGGCTGTGCAAGTTCTGAACGTGCATGGCAAGGTCAAGCGTCATGGTCGTTTCACTGGTCGTCGTGCCAGCTGGAAGAAGGCTTATATCAGCCTTGCTGCCGGCCAGGAAATCGACCTTGCGGCTGCGCAATAA